DNA from Vicia villosa cultivar HV-30 ecotype Madison, WI unplaced genomic scaffold, Vvil1.0 ctg.000159F_1_1_3, whole genome shotgun sequence:
TTATATTTCACTTTATAAGATATGAAGATTAGAAAACACAGCAAGTTATACTTTCAATATCACAGGAATCCAATTCCAATTCCTTTAATAACTATGTAGTTTATCAATATTGGCTGCCTGCTGTAAAAATATTCTATAGCTTATTTACGAACAATTATGCTCTTATCTATACAAGGGACTTATTATATAAGTGTTCAATCGACATGTCATAAGACACAATCTGTTAGAATCATTACAGTGTTTTGCTAGGGACTTATAATAGGGACTTATTTATACTATTGGCTGCCTACTGTTTATTAGTTTGTATATGTTAGAATCATTACAATGTTTTGCTAGGGACTTATACTAGGGACTTATTTATACTATTGGCTGCCTGCTGTTTATTAATTTGTATCTGTTAAAATCATTACAGTGTTCTGCCTATGTATAGCATTACAGTCAATTCAATTGCCAATCTTCCTGTGTATAACACAATTTGCGTTCAGCCAATTGCACATTAAAGCACACAATTCAGAGGTCTTATTAAGAACATGTAACAGATGCCTAGCTATAAAGAAATAGCATTGCAGTTAATTCAATGCCCTGTTGATTTAATACATGGTTTATTGGTTATATATGTGTTTTAATTAACGAACATTTTACTTTGTAGGTTAAGTCCAGGTGATCTTGTTGCCGAAATGTGCAGAAAAGTTATAGAAAAGCTTTACCGTGgtactttttttaattatagtgaGCTTAAACGCGAGAGAAGAGAAAAGGAGAGAAAGGAATGGTTCAATATGTTTAAAGTAAGACATGTAATTTCTTTCTTACTAGTTTGATTATAATGTATATTtgagtttaatttattatttgtatcTTTATCAGTCGCTTGTAAGCTGGGACCGTTGCGATGATGCTAAAATGGAAGACTTGTTTCATAAAAGATGTGCTGCACGACTGCGTGATATATTGCAAAAGGCTAAAGAGAAGGCGTGCAAGCCGCCTTGGATGGGCGTAGATACATGGGTGTTTCTTCTTGAGAAGTGGCAGACAAAAGAGTTCAAAGATGTCTCCAAACAAAATAAGACTAACCGATCATCAAGTAGAGGTGGGGCAGTCCATACGTCTGGTCGTAAAGCTCACCATGATGTTGCACTTGAATTGGTATGTATTATATTTGTAATTAAAATATGTTAGTATAATTATATCCAATATACATGACCATATATATTGTCTTTAATTATAGGCTAAAAAACTCAAGCGACCCGCACATCCGGATGAGCTCTTCATTGCCACCCATAAAAAGAAGAATGGGGAGTGGGTTGACGAGCGTGCAGCGACAACACATGTAAGTTCATTAAGGATTCAATACCTACTACAAACTTATTCCAATTCTCAAACTGGCTCTGAATGTGTACATTTCTGTTTTCTGCATTTCGGATTATGAAGCATGCATTCTGATTATGATGTATGCATTCTTTGATACATTAATCTTATGTTGTATAGGAAACATACGTAAGTAGTCTTACACAAGCCACACAAAATGGTAACGATGTAGATGGCTCAACAAGAATACAAATGTGGAAAGATGTTGCCGGAGGTAAAACACGGGGGCGGTGTTATGGAGTTGCACAATTGGCGCACAACGTAAGATATGGAGTGAGCTTCTTAACACAAGTGTCAATTACAAACCCCAATAGAGAAGCAGATAACCAAGCCATTGAGGCTGCCAGAGCTGAAGCTGCTGCTGCACGTGAAGAGGCTGCACGAGCTAATGCGCGGACAGATGAGTTGGCAAAGCAATTTGAAGATCTTAGGAAAATGTTTGATATGTTTCAGTCTCGTCAGACGGGTTCTTCTAGTGCTCCTTCGAGTGTACATGTTCATTATAACTACTCGGTACTTTTACTACTCCTTTGACTTCCTTTTAATAAGCTTGATCTCTTGTTCAGACACCTGTCTGTTTACTGTTTTGATATATAGCTAGTTCTTCTGATTTCTTGATATGAAGTAATCGATGTCTTCAGTGAACACATGATGAAAGTTTACTATAAACATGTGTATGTAGTTTTTATTAGATAGGATTCAGTAGCTGAGAGGGAAAGCCTATGTGATCAGCAAACTAAGCATAGGCTCTTACATAATTTAGTGTTGTTATATGTTATGTGTTGAGTTGTAAGTATTAGGTGATTTCAATTCCAACACCCCCACCCCATCTAAACTCACATTAAACTCAATTAGGTAAGAGAATAAAATGTTCTACTGCCATAAGAATTGGTTTGTGTGTGTAAGAATTTTCTTGACTGTGTGAATTGTATTTTAAGTGTTTCTTGGAAAGATCAAATATGAGATTTGAATCTCATTGTGTGAAATTTTAGGGTTGATGTGTTATGTGTAGATTCAAGtgtctttgatttgttttattttgttgaatgCTTTATGGAAAGATAAATTGGTGAAGGTTTCTAGATCCTTCCATCCATTAGAGATTTCAACGGTGATTTATGACTTGAGAGATTTATCAGAATCTCTTTCCCTCACTGATCTTTTAGCCTTTAATACTGTCCAACTATGAAGCATAACTACTCCAAAATTTATTTCATATGTATATCGGTGTTAAAGTGTATCCGACACTGGGGCATATATCTAGAAAATATTTATGTTGCACCATATCTTGAGTTTGTAAGTATTTTCCTTATTTTCATATCCTCTACATATCGTACTCATTTTTGTAGTAAGTATTTGGACATTATGGTACTCATTTCATACATATACTATATTTTATTATAGATGCTGGATTAATGCAGCTTCTGTTATGGTAGTTGTTGATATTATATTATAGCTGCTGGATTCTTGTTCAcgtttaaatgtttttttaaatgttgcaggaggatgaggaggaggatgaAGATGTTGCTGCTGATGATCATGATCAGTAGGATGAGGAAGATGTTGCAAGAGGATGTGTTATGATTAATCTTATGTCTAGTTTGACTTATAAATAGACTTATTTTGGTACACCTTGATATGTTTAAGTAAACTTGTCTGATTATAGGATTGTGTTATAAGTAAAGTATCACTATGAAGATTTATCAGCATTGTAATGTGCTGTTTTAGTTAGACTTATTTTGGTACACCTTGGCATGTTTAAGTAAACTCTTATGATTATAGGATTTTGTTATAAGTAATGTATCACTATGAAGACTTATTGTAATGTGCCGTTTCTATCAGTATTATAATGTGTTGTTtcaatttattgtttttatttcaaaacggttaaattatatttattaatagtaTTGTATCACATTTTATAATTTAAAGgtgtaattaaaatttataatatataggtTTAAAAATAAACTGGTCAGAcccaaaaaaaaaaccaaaaaaacgtTAGCGTCGGCTAAAACCGACACTAATAGGAAAACAAATTTTCTTCTTCTGGGTTAGCCAATTGCAAGTGAACACGTGCGTGCGGTAGCGACGTACGTAGCCGACGCTAATAATGAGATGTGGCATCAGCATAAAAGGTTTACCAATCATAAATGAACACGTGTCACACCGTAGCGTTACACATAACCGACGCTAACGATGTAAATTGTAGAACTTTGGATCATGATTAGTGGCCCACTTAGCGTGGCTTTTAGCCGACACTAAGGTAGCGTCGGCCTGACGCTACTGTTTGCTTCGAGGGTTTTAATGACAACCCCGACACCGACGCGAAGGCGACGCTAAACGTTGGTAGCGTCGGTTTTTCCTAGTTTAGCGACGGCTTTTGGCCGACGCTAATGTGTtgttttcttgtagtgatctttaaggttgagcaaaaactatgagacccctagaacccgttctacaggtacaaaaatccttatccttagtttaccattggggcgaggtttgcgttttgacttcatgaccactatacccttcaacgccatgtttgtttaaaactcttgtgtgtgcattcatgcattcatgcatcattcattaataacaactaaagagtctttttcgagtcgtttttcaaggaaactaaataacgaacgttttaaacttcatagaaagagagaaacggagaaaggacttaaggatctataccatggattatgggagaaagagagctaggaaatacaccttcaaaattccccaggtcgaggaactgggaaagctcagaaaactggtggtcaacccccaggctttcaaggagaagtatggaaaacttctgcctttgctcaataccaacattgtggatgggatccttcccaccttggtacagttttacgatccaacgtatcactgcttcacctttccagattatcagctcatgcctacgttggaggagtactctcgtctgattggaatacccgtgtacgcgcaagatccgtactccggtttggaaaagaatcctaacgacattatcattgctgcaactactcctttgaacgtagtcgacatcagaactcatatggtgagtagaggaggaattcaaggattgccctccaaattcctgtttgatcaagctcggtacttcgtcagcatccaagatatgagcgcttttgaggaaatcttggctttgcttatctacagattgtttttgttccctaacattaacgatttcgtcgacatcaacgcaattaatatcttcttaattggaaatccagttccaaccttgcttgcggatgcttatcactctgtgtattcaagaaacctgcagcgaagaggattaatcacatgctgcgtaccgttgttatacgaatggttcgtttcgcacctgccgaagtctagcactttctggagcatgagggatggccttcactggtcacagaaaatcacgtccctcactcatacggacattgagtggtgtagtcctgacaacgatgaaaccaagatcatcttcagttgcggaagttttcccaacataccccttattggaactaagggaggaatcagttacaatccagctttagcccgtcgtcactacggctatcctatgaaaaacattccaagtagtatccaattggagggtctgttcttcaaaaacatcgacgatcatggcaacatgctgaagaaggaaattttccaagcctggcgtcttgttcacagcaaagggagaagattgttaggaaaacatctttgcatctccctggatcattaccttcaatgggtacgcgtcagagcatccAAGCTCAGGattccatatcaacatcaagaacctattcccctaagggaaccaatttaccttttctccaccgatgttgaaaagttacaagcggcattaaacaaggtatgccaagaaaggaatgcttggagaaacaagtatcgaatcgtcaacacggaaaatgttgagattcaaaacatcctaataaggaaggatgagttacttgaagtactcgatcgacaagtgacacaatcatcactttctcatcatatccctcctgcttcctggatcatcgatcagctcacgtcagaaaacactcagctcaagaaacagaagaagatgttagaacgtgaagtcggctcttcgtcaaagttttagagtcctttctctcagtttctctgtatttctcttttttaaagtgtgtaaaaacggcattttcgcttaattaataaaagtttgatgtttcataacgtaattatggtgtttccttgaaaaataataacttaattgcatatcatacatcactttagctgtacgcactgacacgagaattgtcgcggatctaatagtcactttcctttctccagaaagagaggaggagaaggaggtgaaccaagacttttaagctgtctcatccatacaacactcgttcaagtcgcaagaaaagaatggaagactttgagcaagagaatgaagaactcagagaagagattaatactctctattgaaagactcaatagtatggtagaagccctggtagttgcgcagaatcgaccaacgccagaagaaccgcaaaggactgtggtttccgagattgtttctactcctattcctcagtataccatgccgcctgatcgaccttggggcatgtcgtataactttattccagaagagtacatacctccagcttctgaagctccaaaagtcaccatggatatgcgtccaccggagggttacaaacctctggaaattgaagttccaagagcaacggcaatgggtttcgcacaacagaatgctgagattccaagatctgctgtcatggcttcaccacgaccgattatgcatacttttcctccaccgggcggacaagtatatcatcacgctccaagtgaggatgctggcgtgtatgaaagattggacgagttccaggaacaatttctgcaaatgcagaaggaactcaagactcttcgaggacaagatctatttggaaagaatgctgcagacctctgtctagttccaaatgttaagattcctcacaaattcaaagtaccagatttcgagaagtacaaagggaattcatgcccacaaagtcatctcgtgatgtacgctcgaagaatgtcaactcagactgacaatcaacaattactcattcattattttcaagacagcctgactggggctgcactcaaatggtacatgaacttggacagttcagagattcatacttttcgagacctcggagaggccttcgtcaaacagtataagtacaatctggatatggctcccgacagagatcaactccgtccgggccatgactcaaaaggatagagaaagcttcaaggaatacgctcagagatggcgtgaagttgctgctcaaatttgtccaccacttgaagagaaagaaatgacaaaaatctatctcaaaactttgagtccattttactacggacgaatggttgcaagtgcaccaagtgactttaccgagatggtaaacatgggtgtacgtttagaagaagcagttcgggaaggacgcttgaacaaagaaccagaatcttctatggGTCCAAGGaggtatggaagttctttccagaagaaaaagagtcaagatgtcagcaatgtcttgcacaaaatcaagaagaaattccaacctcaagttgcagcaataactctggttgttaactcagcgccagcttatcaacctcaggtcccgcaacaacaaattcaacaaaggtcgcagcaacctcagcagcaggttcgacctccaaattacaacaatcgggctccaaggtatcctgcctttgaccccgtaccaatgccgtatgcggaattgtttccaacattactggaaaaaggactcattcagacaagaagtcccccaaatcctacaaatagttcctcactgtaatacggtgaactgactttttatcgaaatgtcgcggttaagcaagagtcgccaccgacttttattttatccaaaccaattcagaaaggcaaaaagaaacagaaaaaaaccttttaagaaaactgagttcggggggtaatttatgcaaagggaaggtgtaaggcaccctttgcatccatggttttccatgggctcttaaatgctttgcttgctcgtttgtttagaaaatgtagatgaaagagatagggactttagcttgtgaataagcgttgcccttttgaaaaattatgagaaagaatataataaaaaggtttgagcattgcaaggcaattaggggcaattaccttaaactcagatgataggtctctttttgcctttcagaatgaaagggtctatccttgccataagagggcaggaagcctttcgtttggaggttgaagggtcgtcgaagcatcctttgccataagactgtcccctgccatagaggggcaggtagtctaaggcaaggaccaGAATAAGCCATCTTTCGTAGGCAgctagaagatacctcagcctttttcgtaggcaacatccgagggtcgaggtcatttgtgtatcgaaggcagcatcattagggtcgtgacctttttatcgaggcaacatggctgaggtatcctcgagaGGGACgcggcttattctgcaaaaacacaaggcaacaggcaacaaggcaacaggcaacaaggcaacaggcaacaggcaacagagagggttacccaaaaagcgtgcgtgtgtgcaccaatcacgtgattcaattcagatatttatcttttaattagttattctaattcaattaacgagttgcactccctaaattactaaccacgcagttataaagcaataaagggaagggggaaaatgaaaccagcggaggagaggggatttgtaaccagcggatataaaataataggtctgaacaagtaataattaaatagggtcgaggttttagggttaccgactattcgagctttggcaattggcgaaccctggaaagaaagaaacatggcaaacaataaaaaaaaaaagggtgaGTGCATGGCTAATTCGACGGTTGGCAGGGTTAACCAGAAAATAAagagtaaataaatgaaataaataacaattaataattaaataagcgaggctacttagctttgattcgatttgatctgatatggttagagtcggaggaaacctcggaggtaaccctgaaaggacaaggcagaaagagagggtgaatgcaaggcaaaccctaatattgaaataatctagatataatttaaattaaatgaaattaaattacttaactttgaggtttttgaaggcgcgtagtcggaggaatcatattgctaaccctgaaaagagagAATAAAGAAAAAGTTCTTAGTGTATGACTGGTCAAACGACAAACCCTGATTTGGGCACAAATTAgttatggttaatagaataaacaaaaccaattaaattaattattggtttttcaacctaattaactaaatcgaataaaaaaaataaaatcaggcacaaaaacatttttatgaattttttggaatttttttggaatcaaaataaaataaatatgaaattttggaaataatatgtaaataattaaaccaattaaatatattttttagaaaaaacatttatataaaaaaggtattaaaaaattcatttataagatttttataaagtttatatacatatatataacaaatctgtttgaaagaaaataatatacatatattattaaaacaaaaaataaaaggctatgtaataaaatataaaaaaattggaaaatacttAACTTGCGATCCCATGCTGCGCGCGCTGAAGAATACGGTACACCTGCAGGCTATGGTGCGTGGGATCTGGATGGAAGTTGATCAGACGGCTAAGATGACGAGGATGCACGCTATTCAAATGAGTCATAACGCACTGAATCCACCTGATGCCAATATCCACACGCGCGCGCTTTTTTTGA
Protein-coding regions in this window:
- the LOC131624737 gene encoding uncharacterized protein LOC131624737, producing MSIVYKSFVDRLCRQRQIPPGSIAIKNSRTVHMKPGSKNPPPPPTQRKHPPLIQTSKTPPPIQTHPTPPPWQPPSKTRKNPTPPPSRPTSITQTNPTPPPIQTNPTPPPIQTNPTPPPSHPTSTTQTNSTPPPIQTNPTPPPTDHPQPSIPTSEEFRFIPTPGYTHRVLQSPPHHTTEEGVEEEGDQALSNEEQEEQVDGQRPKIYIVEDTALSPGDLVAEMCRKVIEKLYRGTFFNYSELKRERREKERKEWFNMFKSLVSWDRCDDAKMEDLFHKRCAARLRDILQKAKEKACKPPWMGVDTWVFLLEKWQTKEFKDVSKQNKTNRSSSRGGAVHTSGRKAHHDVALELAKKLKRPAHPDELFIATHKKKNGEWVDERAATTHETYVSSLTQATQNGNDVDGSTRIQMWKDVAGGKTRGRCYGVAQLAHNVRYGVSFLTQVSITNPNREADNQAIEAARAEAAAAREEAARANARTDELAKQFEDLRKMFDMFQSRQTGSSSAPSSVHVHYNYSEDEEEDEDVAADDHDQ